One region of Primulina tabacum isolate GXHZ01 chromosome 1, ASM2559414v2, whole genome shotgun sequence genomic DNA includes:
- the LOC142545512 gene encoding zinc finger A20 and AN1 domain-containing stress-associated protein 5-like, which produces MAQKREKEETELKVPESLRICTPPQPTSTPPSHVPASRMTEGSDPKISIACDSRSSSGLTPESPDPGEKRVLKRPREVNRCSGSGCRKRIGLMGFRCRCGELFCSEHRYSDRHDCSYDYKAAGREAIARENPVIRAAKILKV; this is translated from the coding sequence ATGGCACAAAAGAGGGAGAAAGAAGAGACCGAACTCAAGGTTCCGGAGAGCTTGCGGATATGTACCCCACCGCAGCCGACCTCCACGCCTCCGTCGCATGTCCCGGCCTCCAGGATGACGGAAGGCTCGGATCCGAAGATTTCGATCGCGTGTGACTCGAGATCCAGCTCGGGGTTGACTCCGGAGAGCCCCGATCCTGGGGAGAAACGGGTTTTGAAGAGACCGAGGGAGGTGAACCGGTGCTCCGGGTCGGGCTGCAGGAAACGGATCGGTTTGATGGGTTTCCGGTGCAGGTGCGGAGAATTGTTCTGTTCTGAGCACAGATATTCAGATCGGCACGATTGCAGCTACGATTACAAAGCGGCCGGCCGCGAGGCGATTGCGAGGGAAAATCCCGTCATCAGAGCCGCCAAAATCCTCAAAGTTTGA